A genomic window from Vitis riparia cultivar Riparia Gloire de Montpellier isolate 1030 chromosome 18, EGFV_Vit.rip_1.0, whole genome shotgun sequence includes:
- the LOC117907855 gene encoding B-box zinc finger protein 21, producing MKIHCDVCSREEATVFCTADEAALCDACDHRVHHANKLASKHQRFSLLHPSPKQVPLCDVCQEKRAFLFCQQDRAILCRDCDLPIHTANEHTQKHNRFLLTGIKLSATSALYSSTTSVADSVSDHKSQSSLKKPESVPPEISHPPSITKTSSPTTAINSINKGGDASLTSEGVSTSSISEYLIEMLPGWHVEDFLDSTSAPSGFCKSAGDDVLPYLLDADLDNNLSSFSSENLGVWVPQAPTPLHPSQYSSFMGGQIGLKESKEATTMKPNSKKWGDDVFTVPQISPPSVGSKRSRSFWSYHH from the exons ATGAAGATCCACTGCGACGTCTGTAGTAGAGAAGAAGCGACGGTGTTTTGCACCGCCGACGAGGCAGCTCTCTGCGACGCCTGCGACCACCGGGTCCACCACGCCAACAAGCTCGCCTCCAAGCACCAGCGCTTCTCTCTTCTCCACCCCTCCCCTAAGCAGGTCCCTCTCTGCGACGTATGCCAG GAGAAGAGAGCTTTCCTATTCTGTCAGCAGGACCGAGCAATTCTATGTAGAGACTGCGATCTTCCAATTCACACCGCCAACGAGCACACCCAGAAGCACAACAGGTTCCTTCTCACTGGCATCAAGCTTTCTGCCACTTCTGCGCTCTACTCCTCTACCACCAGCGTCGCAGATTCTGTTTCCGATCACAAGTCTCAGTCCTCTCTCAAGAAGCCCGAGTCGGTGCCTCCTGAGATCTCCCATCCACCGTCCATCACCAAGACTTCATCGCCAACAACCGCCATAAACAGCATAAACAAGGGTGGGGATGCTTCTCTAACAAGTGAAGGTGTTTCAACCAGTAGTATATCAGAGTACTTGATCGAGATGTTACCAGGCTGGCATGTTGAGGATTTTTTGGATTCCACTTCTGCTCCTTCTGGTTTCTGTAAG AGTGCTGGTGATGATGTACTACCTTATCTTCTTGATGCGGATCTTGACAACAATCTGAGTAGCTTCTCGTCAGAAAATTTGGGGGTTTGGGTTCCTCAAGCTCCCACTCCTCTCCATCCTTCTCAATATTCGTCATTCATGGGTGGGCAGATTGGGTTGAAAGAGTCCAAGGAAGCTACAACCATGAAACCCAACAGCAAAAAGTGGGGAGACGATGTTTTTACAGTTCCACAGATCAGCCCTCCATCTGTAGGCTCCAAGAGATCTAGATCTTTCTGGTCGTATCACCACTAA